A window of the Butyricimonas virosa genome harbors these coding sequences:
- the secE gene encoding preprotein translocase subunit SecE, whose amino-acid sequence MKIKSYISDVYNELVNKVTWPTWSELQSSATIVMIASVIIALCIFAMDFSFRHIVTGIYNLFY is encoded by the coding sequence ATGAAGATTAAAAGTTATATATCAGATGTTTATAACGAGCTGGTGAATAAAGTAACTTGGCCTACGTGGTCTGAGCTCCAGAGTAGTGCAACGATCGTGATGATTGCTTCCGTTATCATAGCGTTGTGCATTTTTGCAATGGATTTTTCGTTCAGACATATCGTGACCGGTATATATAATTTGTTTTACTAA
- the rplJ gene encoding 50S ribosomal protein L10 has product MKKEDKKVVIETLTEQVNSYKHLYVSDISGLDAVDTQALRRACFDANIKLVQVKNTLLKKALENATNNYEEIFSVLKGDSAIMLCDTGNGPAKLIKEFRKTKDKPVFKAAFVEECAYVGEDQLESLISIKSKEELIADIIAMLQAPMQNVISALQSGQNTIAGVVKTLSEKE; this is encoded by the coding sequence ATGAAAAAAGAAGATAAAAAAGTCGTAATAGAAACCTTGACGGAGCAAGTGAATTCTTACAAGCACTTGTATGTTAGTGACATTTCCGGTCTTGACGCTGTGGACACTCAGGCTTTGCGTCGGGCTTGCTTTGATGCTAACATCAAATTGGTGCAAGTGAAGAACACTTTGTTGAAAAAGGCTTTGGAAAACGCTACCAACAATTACGAGGAGATTTTCTCCGTATTGAAAGGTGATAGCGCTATCATGTTGTGCGACACCGGAAACGGTCCTGCAAAACTGATTAAAGAATTCCGTAAGACCAAAGACAAACCGGTATTCAAGGCTGCATTCGTAGAAGAATGCGCTTATGTAGGCGAGGATCAGCTTGAATCGTTGATCAGTATCAAGTCTAAGGAGGAGTTGATTGCAGACATTATCGCAATGTTGCAGGCACCGATGCAGAATGTTATTTCCGCATTACAATCCGGACAAAATACCATCGCTGGTGTTGTTAAGACACTTTCTGAAAAAGAATAA
- the hpf gene encoding ribosome hibernation-promoting factor, HPF/YfiA family, which produces MDIRINPVGFSVNPVLEEFINKKFSKLEKYHDGIMSIDVTLKLEKDDHLENKLTEVHVDVKGQDVFAKKNAKTFEETVDELYDVLKRQLVKAKEKREN; this is translated from the coding sequence ATGGACATTAGAATTAATCCTGTAGGTTTTTCAGTAAATCCAGTGTTGGAGGAGTTCATTAATAAGAAATTCTCGAAATTGGAGAAGTATCACGACGGAATTATGAGTATAGATGTGACGTTGAAGTTGGAAAAAGACGATCATCTGGAAAATAAGTTGACTGAGGTGCATGTTGACGTCAAAGGGCAAGACGTGTTCGCTAAAAAGAATGCGAAAACTTTTGAAGAAACAGTGGACGAGTTGTACGATGTATTAAAGAGGCAACTTGTTAAAGCGAAAGAAAAAAGAGAAAATTAA
- the rplL gene encoding 50S ribosomal protein L7/L12, which translates to MADLKKLAEELVNLTVKDVKELADILKEEYGIEPAAAAVAVAAPAAGGAAAAEAEQTEFDVILKSAGAAKLAVVKLVKELTGLGLKEAKEVVDKAPAPLKEKVSKEEANSLKTQLEEAGAEVELK; encoded by the coding sequence ATGGCAGATTTGAAAAAACTTGCAGAAGAGCTAGTAAACCTTACCGTAAAAGACGTAAAAGAATTAGCTGACATTTTAAAAGAAGAGTACGGAATCGAACCTGCAGCTGCTGCTGTAGCTGTTGCTGCTCCTGCAGCTGGTGGTGCTGCTGCCGCTGAAGCAGAGCAAACTGAATTCGATGTAATTCTTAAATCAGCTGGTGCTGCTAAATTAGCTGTTGTTAAGTTAGTGAAAGAATTGACCGGTCTTGGATTGAAAGAGGCTAAAGAAGTAGTTGACAAGGCTCCGGCTCCATTGAAAGAAAAAGTTTCTAAAGAAGAGGCTAACTCATTGAAGACTCAATTAGAAGAAGCAGGAGCTGAAGTTGAACTTAAATAA
- the rplA gene encoding 50S ribosomal protein L1, translating into MSKLTKNKKLALAKIEGGKVYSIDEAAQLVKEITFTKFDASVDMDVRLGVDPRKANQMVRGVCTLPHGTGKQVRVLVLCTPDKVEEAKAAGADYVGLDEYIEKLKGGWTDIDIIITMPSVMGKVGALGRILGPRGLMPNPKSGTVTPEIGKAVTEVKAGKIDFKVDKFGIIHASIGKVTFEPNKIMENAREFLNVINKLKPAAAKGTYIKSVYLSSTMSPGIQVDQKTLLD; encoded by the coding sequence ATGAGTAAACTGACAAAAAATAAGAAGTTAGCTTTAGCGAAGATCGAAGGTGGAAAAGTATATTCTATCGACGAGGCCGCACAGCTTGTGAAGGAAATCACTTTCACGAAGTTTGATGCGTCAGTTGACATGGACGTTCGACTGGGTGTAGACCCGCGTAAAGCCAATCAAATGGTACGCGGTGTATGTACTTTACCTCATGGAACCGGTAAACAAGTAAGAGTTTTGGTTTTGTGTACGCCTGACAAGGTGGAAGAAGCTAAGGCTGCCGGAGCCGATTACGTTGGATTAGATGAATATATCGAGAAATTGAAAGGCGGTTGGACCGATATCGATATCATCATCACGATGCCTTCTGTAATGGGTAAAGTAGGTGCTCTTGGTAGAATTTTGGGTCCTCGTGGATTGATGCCAAACCCGAAGAGTGGTACTGTAACCCCGGAAATCGGGAAAGCAGTAACCGAGGTGAAGGCTGGTAAGATCGACTTTAAAGTTGACAAATTCGGTATTATTCACGCTTCTATTGGTAAAGTTACATTCGAGCCGAACAAGATTATGGAGAACGCTAGAGAATTCTTGAACGTGATCAATAAATTGAAACCGGCTGCCGCTAAAGGTACTTATATCAAGAGCGTGTATCTGTCAAGTACGATGAGTCCCGGTATTCAAGTAGACCAAAAGACTTTACTTGATTAA
- the rplK gene encoding 50S ribosomal protein L11: protein MAKQVEAIIKLQIKAGAANPSPPVGPALGSKGVNIMDFCKQFNARTQEQAGKIIPVIIQVYGDKSFDFITKQPPVAIQLLEVAKIKSGSAEPNRKKVASITWDQVRAIATDKMKDLNAFEIEKAMSMVAGTARSMGITVTGDRPF from the coding sequence ATGGCAAAACAAGTTGAAGCTATTATCAAGCTGCAAATTAAAGCCGGAGCTGCTAATCCTTCGCCTCCAGTAGGACCGGCGTTAGGTTCTAAGGGAGTCAATATCATGGACTTCTGTAAGCAATTTAACGCTAGAACTCAAGAGCAGGCAGGAAAGATCATCCCGGTAATTATACAGGTGTATGGTGATAAATCGTTTGATTTTATTACAAAACAACCTCCTGTTGCTATTCAACTTTTGGAAGTTGCTAAAATCAAATCCGGTTCCGCAGAGCCCAATCGTAAGAAAGTGGCTTCTATCACTTGGGATCAAGTGAGAGCAATCGCTACGGACAAGATGAAAGATTTGAACGCTTTTGAAATCGAGAAAGCAATGAGTATGGTAGCTGGTACCGCCAGAAGTATGGGTATAACCGTAACCGGTGACAGACCTTTTTAA
- the nusG gene encoding transcription termination/antitermination protein NusG, producing MAEMKKRWYVLRTIGGKEKKVKEYIENEIASLGLQDYVSQVLVPAEKVYQVRNGKKYSSERNLYPGYVLIEAALVGEIPHILRDITNVIGFLGETKGGDPVPMRQAEVNRILGTVDELAEQPEEISIPYFVGESVKVTDGPFNGFTGVIEEVNSDKKRLKVIVKIFGRKTPLELSFMQVEKE from the coding sequence ATGGCTGAAATGAAAAAGAGATGGTATGTGCTTCGGACCATTGGAGGAAAAGAGAAGAAGGTAAAGGAGTACATCGAGAACGAAATCGCCAGTTTAGGGCTTCAGGATTACGTTTCACAGGTTTTAGTGCCTGCAGAGAAGGTGTATCAAGTGCGTAACGGGAAAAAGTATAGCAGTGAGCGAAACCTTTATCCGGGGTACGTGCTGATAGAGGCCGCACTCGTTGGAGAAATCCCCCACATACTTCGTGACATCACGAATGTGATCGGCTTCCTGGGGGAAACCAAAGGAGGAGACCCCGTGCCGATGCGACAAGCTGAGGTGAACCGGATCTTGGGTACTGTTGATGAACTTGCGGAACAACCAGAAGAAATAAGTATCCCTTATTTCGTTGGCGAGTCGGTTAAAGTGACTGACGGACCGTTTAATGGTTTTACCGGCGTGATAGAGGAGGTGAATTCGGACAAGAAACGATTGAAAGTAATTGTCAAGATTTTCGGACGGAAAACGCCCCTCGAATTAAGTTTCATGCAGGTAGAAAAAGAATAA
- the rpoB gene encoding DNA-directed RNA polymerase subunit beta: MSSYNSNNRISFASIKNQLEYPDFLEVQLKSFKDFFQLGTTPENRKNEGLYTVFKENFPITDTRNNFVLEFLDYFIDPPRYTIEECLGQGLTYGAPLKAKLKLYCTDPEHEDFDTVIEDVYLGNVPYMTPKGTFVINGAERVVVSQLHRSPGVFFGQSIHANGTKLYSARIIPFKGSWIEFATDINNVMYAYIDRKKKLPVTTLLRAIGFETDKDILEIFGLADEVNVSRTGLKKVVGRRLAARVLKSWIEDFVDEDTGEVVSIERNEIIVDRETVLEPEHIDAIVESGAKTILLHKEMQNLADYAIIYNTLQKDPCNSEKEAVLHIYRQLRSSEPPDEATARDVIDKLFFSDKRYDLGDVGRYKLNKKLGLATDPDIRVLTKEDIIEIIKYLIRLLNAKTDVDDIDHLSNRRVRTVGEQLYNQFGVGLARMARTIRERMNVRDNEVFTPVDLINSKILSSVINSFFGTNALSQFMDQTNPLAEITHKRRMSALGPGGLSRDRAGFEVRDVHYTHYGRLCPIETPEGPNIGLISSLCVYAKINDLGFIETPYRKVNNGVVDLSEEGVRYYSAEEEEELVIAQANSAIDEDGKFTNKWVKARKDADFPLAAGEDVDLIDVAPNQIASIAASLIPFLEHDDANRALMGSNMMRQAVPIISPQSPIVGTGLEANLIKDSRTQVVAEGPGVIAFVDGRKIVVKYDRTEEEAFVSFEPDTKEYYLPKYQRTNQSTTITLKPIVRKGQRVEEGQILTEGYSSEKGELALGRNLKVAFMPWKGYNYEDAIVISENIVRNDVFTSVHVDEYSLEVRETKRGLEELTADIPNVSEEATKDLDENGIIRVGARVQPGDILIGKITPKGESDPSPEEKLLRAIFGDKAGDVKDASLKASPSLKGVIIDKKLFQRTVSDRKTKAAGKNLLAELDEQFQRKVGDLTTLLIDKLFELVNGKTSQGVKNYLNEDIVPKGVKFSYKMLQNMDFLQINPNKWTTDKQRNDMIRDLLHNYIIKYKEIEGQIKRKKYNATVGDELPSGIIKMAKVYVAKKRKLQIGDKMAGRHGNKGIVSRVVRVEDMPFLSDGTPVDICLNPLGVPSRMNLGQVFETVLGWAGKNLGLKFATPIFDGASLDDINKYTDEAGVPRFGTTYLYDGGTGERFDQPATVGVIYMLKLGHMVDDKMHARSIGPYSLITQQPLGGKAQFGGQRFGEMEVWALEAFGASHILQEILTVKSDDVMGRTKTYEHIVKGEPLPTPGIPESFNVLLHELRGLGLSVNLI; encoded by the coding sequence ATGTCTTCATATAATTCAAACAATAGAATAAGCTTTGCATCGATAAAGAATCAGCTGGAATACCCTGATTTTCTTGAAGTGCAATTAAAGTCTTTCAAGGACTTTTTTCAATTAGGTACCACACCTGAGAACAGAAAGAATGAAGGCCTTTACACGGTTTTCAAGGAGAATTTTCCTATTACTGATACTCGGAACAACTTTGTTTTAGAATTTTTGGACTATTTTATAGATCCGCCTCGCTATACTATCGAGGAGTGTTTGGGTCAAGGATTGACTTATGGCGCCCCCTTGAAGGCGAAACTAAAGTTGTACTGTACAGATCCGGAACATGAAGATTTTGATACCGTTATCGAGGATGTATATTTAGGAAATGTTCCTTACATGACCCCGAAAGGTACTTTCGTGATCAATGGAGCAGAGCGAGTGGTCGTTTCTCAGTTACACAGGTCTCCCGGTGTTTTCTTCGGGCAGAGTATTCATGCGAATGGTACGAAGCTTTATTCCGCTAGAATTATTCCGTTCAAGGGTTCCTGGATCGAGTTTGCCACGGACATCAATAACGTGATGTACGCATATATCGACCGGAAAAAGAAATTACCGGTAACCACTCTTTTACGAGCTATCGGTTTCGAAACGGATAAGGATATTCTTGAAATATTCGGTCTGGCTGATGAAGTAAATGTTTCCCGTACGGGGTTGAAGAAAGTCGTTGGCAGACGGTTGGCTGCTCGTGTTTTGAAATCTTGGATTGAAGATTTCGTTGATGAAGATACCGGTGAAGTTGTTTCTATCGAGCGTAACGAGATTATCGTTGATCGTGAAACAGTGCTGGAGCCTGAGCATATTGATGCGATTGTCGAGTCAGGTGCGAAGACGATCCTTCTTCACAAGGAGATGCAAAATTTGGCAGATTATGCCATTATATATAACACGTTACAAAAAGACCCGTGTAACTCGGAGAAAGAGGCCGTGTTGCATATCTACAGGCAGTTGCGTAGTTCGGAGCCACCTGATGAAGCTACTGCTCGCGATGTGATTGACAAGTTGTTCTTCTCTGATAAACGTTATGATTTGGGTGACGTGGGACGTTACAAGTTAAACAAAAAATTGGGACTTGCAACAGATCCGGATATCCGTGTCTTGACGAAGGAGGATATTATTGAGATCATCAAATATTTAATTCGTTTATTAAACGCCAAGACTGACGTGGACGATATTGACCACTTGAGCAATCGTCGTGTACGTACTGTAGGCGAACAATTATATAATCAATTCGGCGTGGGATTGGCCCGTATGGCCCGTACGATTCGTGAAAGAATGAACGTGCGAGACAACGAGGTATTCACCCCGGTTGATTTGATCAACTCGAAGATTTTGTCTTCCGTGATCAACTCGTTCTTCGGAACGAATGCATTATCTCAGTTTATGGATCAGACGAATCCATTAGCCGAGATTACTCACAAGAGACGTATGTCTGCCTTGGGACCCGGTGGTCTTTCCAGAGATCGTGCAGGATTCGAGGTGCGTGACGTACATTATACTCACTATGGTCGTTTGTGTCCGATCGAAACGCCTGAGGGACCGAATATCGGTTTGATTTCTTCTCTCTGCGTGTACGCTAAGATCAACGATTTAGGATTTATCGAGACTCCTTACCGTAAGGTGAATAATGGTGTTGTGGACCTTTCAGAGGAAGGCGTGCGTTACTATTCAGCCGAGGAAGAGGAGGAATTGGTAATTGCTCAGGCAAATTCTGCTATTGATGAAGATGGCAAGTTTACAAATAAATGGGTAAAAGCCAGAAAGGATGCGGATTTCCCGTTAGCTGCTGGAGAGGATGTCGATTTGATCGATGTTGCTCCGAACCAGATTGCTTCAATTGCAGCTTCTTTGATTCCGTTCTTGGAGCATGATGATGCTAACCGTGCATTGATGGGATCGAACATGATGCGTCAGGCAGTTCCGATTATCTCCCCGCAATCTCCGATCGTGGGAACTGGTTTGGAAGCCAATTTGATCAAGGATTCTAGAACGCAAGTTGTTGCTGAGGGACCGGGAGTGATCGCTTTTGTTGACGGACGCAAAATTGTTGTTAAATATGACCGTACGGAAGAAGAGGCTTTTGTAAGCTTTGAACCCGATACGAAAGAATATTACCTGCCGAAATACCAACGTACAAACCAGAGTACGACGATCACGCTAAAACCGATCGTGAGAAAAGGTCAACGTGTGGAAGAAGGTCAGATATTGACGGAAGGATACTCTTCAGAAAAGGGAGAATTGGCACTCGGACGGAACTTGAAAGTGGCATTTATGCCGTGGAAAGGATACAACTACGAGGATGCTATCGTGATCTCCGAGAATATCGTGCGGAATGATGTCTTTACATCTGTTCACGTGGACGAGTATTCTCTGGAAGTTCGTGAAACGAAACGTGGATTGGAAGAGTTGACGGCTGATATTCCGAACGTAAGTGAGGAGGCCACGAAAGATTTGGATGAAAACGGAATCATTCGCGTAGGGGCTCGTGTTCAACCGGGAGATATCTTGATTGGTAAGATTACCCCGAAAGGAGAGTCTGATCCGAGTCCGGAGGAAAAATTGCTGAGAGCAATCTTCGGTGATAAAGCCGGTGATGTGAAAGACGCTTCGTTGAAGGCTTCTCCTTCATTGAAAGGTGTTATTATTGATAAGAAGTTGTTCCAGCGTACGGTAAGTGATCGGAAAACGAAAGCTGCCGGCAAGAATCTTTTGGCTGAACTGGATGAACAATTCCAACGTAAAGTCGGGGATTTGACTACTTTATTGATCGACAAATTATTCGAGTTGGTAAATGGTAAGACTTCACAAGGCGTGAAGAATTACTTGAACGAGGATATTGTTCCGAAGGGCGTGAAGTTCTCTTACAAGATGTTGCAGAACATGGACTTCTTGCAGATCAACCCGAACAAATGGACGACCGATAAGCAGAGAAACGATATGATTCGTGACTTGTTGCATAACTATATCATCAAGTACAAGGAGATCGAAGGTCAGATTAAACGTAAGAAGTATAACGCTACCGTTGGTGACGAACTTCCTTCCGGAATTATCAAGATGGCTAAGGTTTACGTGGCTAAGAAACGTAAATTGCAAATCGGTGATAAGATGGCAGGACGTCACGGTAACAAGGGTATTGTATCCCGCGTGGTAAGGGTAGAGGATATGCCGTTCTTGTCTGACGGAACTCCGGTTGATATTTGTTTGAACCCGCTGGGTGTGCCTTCCCGTATGAACTTGGGACAGGTGTTTGAAACCGTGTTGGGTTGGGCCGGAAAGAATTTAGGATTGAAGTTTGCAACTCCTATTTTCGATGGTGCCTCTTTGGACGATATCAACAAATACACGGACGAGGCAGGTGTTCCTAGATTCGGGACCACCTATCTGTATGACGGTGGAACGGGAGAACGTTTCGACCAGCCGGCAACCGTGGGAGTGATCTATATGTTGAAATTGGGACACATGGTTGATGACAAGATGCATGCTCGTTCTATCGGACCCTATTCGTTGATCACGCAGCAACCTCTTGGAGGTAAAGCTCAGTTCGGAGGTCAGCGTTTCGGAGAGATGGAGGTTTGGGCTCTTGAGGCTTTCGGAGCATCACACATCTTACAGGAAATCTTGACCGTGAAGTCTGATGACGTGATGGGTAGAACCAAAACTTACGAGCATATCGTGAAAGGTGAACCTCTTCCGACACCCGGAATTCCGGAATCATTCAACGTATTGTTGCATGAACTTCGCGGGTTGGGATTGAGCGTTAATTTAATATAA
- the tuf gene encoding elongation factor Tu — MAKEHFDRSKPHVNIGTIGHVDHGKTTLTAAITTVLAKKGLSELRSFDSIDNAPEEKERGITINTSHVEYQTANRHYAHVDCPGHADYVKNMVTGAAQMDGAILVCAATDGPMPQTREHILLARQVNVPRIVVFLNKVDMVDDPEMLELVEMEVRELLSFYQYDGDNTPVILGSALGALNGEAKWEEKVMELMDAVDNWIELPTRAVDKPFLMPIEDVFSITGRGTVATGRIETGIVHTSDELEIIGLGADGKKTVCTGVEMFRKILDEGQAGDNVGLLLRGIDKDEIKRGMVLAKPGSVKPHDKFKAEVYILKKEEGGRHTPFHNRYRPQFYIRTLDVTGEITLPEGREMVMPGDNLTITVELITPVACNVGLRFAIREGGRTVGAGQITEILD, encoded by the coding sequence ATGGCTAAAGAACATTTTGACAGGTCCAAACCACACGTAAATATTGGTACTATCGGTCACGTTGACCACGGTAAAACTACTTTGACGGCTGCTATCACTACGGTATTGGCAAAAAAAGGTCTTTCTGAATTACGTTCATTCGATTCTATCGATAACGCTCCGGAAGAAAAAGAGAGAGGTATCACCATTAACACTTCTCACGTTGAATACCAGACTGCAAATCGTCACTATGCACACGTTGACTGTCCGGGACACGCCGACTATGTAAAGAACATGGTAACTGGTGCTGCTCAGATGGACGGTGCTATCTTAGTTTGTGCCGCTACTGATGGTCCGATGCCTCAGACTCGTGAGCACATCCTTTTGGCTCGTCAGGTAAACGTTCCGAGAATCGTTGTATTCTTGAACAAAGTGGATATGGTGGACGACCCGGAAATGTTGGAGTTGGTTGAGATGGAAGTTCGTGAGTTGTTGTCATTCTATCAATATGATGGAGATAATACTCCGGTTATCTTAGGTTCAGCTCTTGGAGCATTGAACGGAGAGGCAAAATGGGAAGAAAAAGTAATGGAATTGATGGATGCAGTTGATAACTGGATTGAGTTACCGACTCGTGCCGTTGATAAACCATTCTTGATGCCTATTGAGGACGTATTCTCTATCACTGGTCGTGGTACTGTTGCTACCGGTCGTATTGAAACTGGTATCGTTCACACGAGTGATGAGTTGGAAATTATCGGTTTGGGTGCAGATGGAAAGAAAACTGTATGTACCGGAGTTGAAATGTTCCGTAAGATTCTTGACGAAGGCCAGGCTGGTGATAACGTTGGTTTGTTACTTCGTGGTATCGATAAAGATGAGATCAAACGTGGTATGGTATTGGCAAAACCGGGTTCTGTTAAACCGCACGATAAATTCAAAGCTGAGGTTTATATTTTGAAGAAAGAAGAAGGTGGTCGTCACACTCCGTTCCACAACAGATACAGACCTCAATTCTATATCCGTACCTTGGATGTTACTGGTGAAATCACTCTTCCGGAAGGACGTGAGATGGTAATGCCTGGTGATAACTTAACGATCACCGTTGAGTTGATCACTCCGGTAGCTTGTAACGTAGGTTTGCGTTTCGCTATCCGTGAAGGTGGTAGAACCGTAGGTGCTGGTCAGATCACTGAGATCTTAGACTAA